The region tccggacccgccgccagtcgccgcggacgtcgtagcaggcccgcctgcctccgtggacgtcgtagcaggcccgcctgcctccgtggacgttacatcccctttgttcccacccatcccgccctcgtctgtgtctgttccccctgggaATCCCGTTTCTGTCCCTGTTCcccgtggtccttctgtgccttctgtgtctgtttccgttcctttgtttctgccttgttctgtacctggttttgtccttttccctactgttgtgtctgtctcggttcccgttcctgttgtggttcccgttcctgtgtctccttttgtttctgttcctgtttctgtttccgtGGCCGTTTTcgttcctgtgtctgtcctggtgcctgttcccctgtcttttgcgtggtctgttgttcgttcttgttttcctcgtcctgtgtctccggtcgtctctcggtCGGCGTCGTTTTTtggtgtgcctcctcgtcctccctccgttttttgtcctcgttctgtttcgtctgttcctgtgtctggtgtgtctccgtctgtgtctgttcctgtgccttgtggttctgttcctgcctcttgtggttctgttcctgcctcttgtggttctgttcctggtTCTGTTCCTGGTTCTGTgcctgcctctgtgcccgtttctgcctctgtgcccgtttctgcctctgtgcccgtttctgcctctgtgcccgtttctgcctctgctctggcttcggtgtctgtgcctgtttagtttagttttgtctttctctgggtttcgcttttttgttggtttgttttgttctgtgtggcacgcccggtgtgcgtgcctttgggggggggttctgtcacggttggctcctcccagtcctgtccatgtgctcgtgttttggtcttgtaactccgcccctgattgttatcacctgtccctcattgttccgtgtatttaagccctgtgtttgccctttgcgttggccagtctttgtatctttgtatcccTGTATCCCTGTATCCCTGTATCCCTGTATCCCTGTATCCCtgtatctttgtatcattgtatcgttgtacctggtctttgtttgtgttggttctggttgttttcgtcatgtcttaccctcgatctgtccgtgtcggctcattgaccctggactgttctgactacgaccctggatttgcccgtaataaatctcgcttatctccgcgtatgcgtccgcctcctcgctcccccttacacttccattaacttccattaaaagaaTGTTGCCCtgatacacgcacacacactctctcacacacacacacacacacagagtaaagtGCGTTGCTGAAATATATCAACACAGCTCTTGCCAAAAGTAATTGAAGGACAGTcaattttattgatgttttaatGTGGAGTGTACAcaattgtcatgattggccttCCCAGACCTGTCTaatccatgtgctttctttgttttgatccccagtctgaccccttgttttgtgactccacccctgattgtttccacatgttttctgcctgtccctcgttagCCCTTGTTATATaagccctggtctgtgttggtctttgttggatatGTTTGTAGGCTAGTTtgattgtgctgtttgtttgtttgatttgtttgaagtgtttagatttctgtattttgtgtttctatttcgtcatgtctgtcccaccttatctccgtgttggctatttgaactTGGACCAtttcgaccatgaccctggatttacccaaaataaaactcgcttatTTCAGCACATGCATCTGCCTCACCGCTACACATCACAATAATCGGATCAAGTTAATCGAAGCACCACTTTTCCAGGGTTTTATATACTGAAATACAGGGCTGGTGAACTTAGTCAAagtatgatttattttatgCTGGTACAAATTGTGCAGTATAAGTGAGCACACTATTAGCTATGTAGCTAACACTAACTAACATTACCAGCAGCTGTAACTTAATTAaactttttgccattttttcctGCTGCATGGTGATGCATCTCTGCCCaccagaaactgaaaaaaaaaatgtaataaataaaaataaattggccagtggaGATGACAGTCCTGCTTCTTCTGATGAGTAGGTCTACTTTTGGTGACTACTTTTAAAGTAAAGCTTATGGTGTTGTAATCAAACGTCAAAGTATGATTCTATTCTGCGTGTACTATAAACATTTTCCCAGAAATCAGCACAGGACTCTgtataaaactctaaaatgctttgttaatcaactgcATTTGTAAGTTGGAACTTATTTAAGGAGATTGAGTGAGCAAACCCCTCTGAATTGAATTGCTTTCTAATCCTGCATCTCCAGGCTGAGTCATGTGTGAACTACAGAGTAACTAAGCTGTTCCCATGAACACTGAAACTTAATTTACCTGCTTTTGATGGCACCCTTTGAACAGGTGACAGGTTAACAGAATTATAGTCCTGCGCTCTGCTGAGTGCGGATGAAAGAATCAGCAATCTAACAAGATTCACAGCCAATGGATATGGGTTTCCCTATCCAATTACAGTCAGCTATTTGCAGACCACAGGTCTCTGTCCTTACATGAGCTGAGCTGACATGATCTTATTTTGGCAGAATTGTGCACAATGTAATGAATTATGTCtgtgaacatttttttatttagagtGGGATGGAGACATGTTTTGTCATCTTGCAACTATTAGATGTGAGAAACCCCAACTTATCCTGTTACATCCACCTggactcctcctcctcctataGTTTCATTTGGCCAGTGTGAAGACTTTCTGGACTAATCTCCATTAGCTCTATTAATGGTCCAGTGAGAGGAGTGCTGCAGCGTCTGGAGAGGAATTCAGCACTAAGGACAGCTCCCAAGAGCAGGCATGGGCCAAGCTCAGCAGACTGAGCAGAGCACGGAGATGGAGGTAGATGTGGCTGCTATTCAGCAAATGTACAAAAAGTTTGTGACGGAGTGTCCCAGCGGACTCTTGTTTTTGCATGAATTTAAGCGATTTTTCGGAGTTGACTCCACAGGAGAAGCATCGGACTACGCTGAGAGAATGTTCCACGCCTTCGACAAGAATggggtgagaaagaaaacagcttTGGGTGTTTCTCCATCTTTCAGAGAAGAAAATATGTGGATGCTTTCATTTGTAACATGTTCACTGTAGCATAGCCTGAGGACCACAGGAAGCAGACTGCCAGAAAATGAAAGCTATCCATGGTTTAGTCCTTAAACAGAAATAATTAAGAAGCTGTAAATTCAGTAAAATTCATGGgcagatgagagaaagagatactTCTGCAGTACAAGACAAAGATGTGAAACAGATACTTGTGTTTGCAGTGTTTAGTTAGCTACTCTTATAATTGCTGAAGATGTGTTTTATGCTTATTTTCAGGACAATACCATTGATTTCTTGGAGTTTGTGGCAGCTTTGAACTTGGTGTTCAGGGGAGATTTAGAGCACAAGCTAAGGTGGTCATTCAAGGTGTATGATAAGGACGGCAGTGGCTTTGTGGACAGGGCTGAACTCAGAGCGATTATTGAAGTGAGtccttttttctgcttttgggTGTTTGCATCACTAGTCTGACCTTAATAATGCCCTAGTGTAAGAATTAAAAGCACCTAATCCTTCCACTTCTCTCATTTCACTTGCAGAATTTGTCACAGACTGCTCATATCCCAGGGATAAGAGCCCACTATTAGGCTCTATAAATGCTTTATAGAAATGTAAAGCCTGATCAGATTGATGCCACAGTATACACAGTAATAGATGCCAAAGATGCCTAATATATGAATAACCATTGGCTTGTAATTTGGACTGAAGCCCAGTCAACTAATTTTAACctgtaaacatattttatagCAGTCCTTTATTACTTATTCATAAGCCTGTAATTCTCAAACAGTAGTCTTTTTTTTGACATCTTGCATTTTACCCCTCTTTCCAGAATATATATCGTTTAAAGAAAGTGGACAGGAGAGAGATGAACACCTCCTTAGATGAAATTTGTGAGCGAATCTTCAAAGTCGTAGATGCAAATGGTGATGGTGAGTGACGTTTCCCTATCTGATTCAGAGATCCAGAAGCTGGGCTTAACCCTTCAGTTCCCTACTTATTGCATTCTAAGGTtcattatttagtaattacGTGGAAACAGTGCAAACTCACTGAGTTATTCTTTAGTTACAGTAGTGTGAAATGGAAGCTTGGACCTGCCAGCATGTCCTGACCATTTAACAGTAGCTATACATCtctaataaaaaacaaagagaacTGTGTTGAACAGAAcctaatattaaaaaataaatctattGGAATAGAATCTTTTTCCCACCCCCATCACATCAACTAGGGACAACAGAGGCTGATCAACTAGCCCTATTCCCTTGGGATAATCTCCAATAGGTATTACTGTAAGTATAGTCATCCAATTAAATGTTCAGAATTAGTGCACTGGGTTAAGGATCAGCTTTGATGTTTGGTTATGTCTATCATGTTAAAAGCATTATTTGCACTCATTCTTACTGCTTGTA is a window of Pygocentrus nattereri isolate fPygNat1 chromosome 7, fPygNat1.pri, whole genome shotgun sequence DNA encoding:
- the LOC108444041 gene encoding guanylyl cyclase-activating protein 2-like, whose product is MGQAQQTEQSTEMEVDVAAIQQMYKKFVTECPSGLLFLHEFKRFFGVDSTGEASDYAERMFHAFDKNGDNTIDFLEFVAALNLVFRGDLEHKLRWSFKVYDKDGSGFVDRAELRAIIENIYRLKKVDRREMNTSLDEICERIFKVVDANGDGHISLEEFVEGAQKDPWILNMLRLDMNPYNWVLEQKRRKSAHF